The Hippoglossus hippoglossus isolate fHipHip1 chromosome 21, fHipHip1.pri, whole genome shotgun sequence genomic sequence CATTTGTATTTTCCCGTGTCATTTGTGATGATGTCGTCCAGGAGAAGGGAGCAGTTGCTGAGGTTCTCTGTATCATTCACAAATATTCTGGCTCTGCTCTTGTATCTGTCATCTTTGTGGGTCTGGCTGATTACGAACACCTCAGGTCCGTCTGATTCCATTTGCCACTTAAATTCTTTGTCCGTGTTTCTGCCTGGGCAGTTGCATGGCAGAAGGACACTCTCTCCTGCGGAGCGTACGATAGGGTCCTCGTCATTCGCTGTGGAACATAGACGATAGACCTGATCAACACATACACTGTAATACTTTGAAAACACAAGTTTCCCTGCTGCTTTGAAAATAAACTACTTGTATATGTTCTTCTTTATAACATTGATGTTAATAGTTacacaacaataaatatattatacacATCCCATCTTACAATCTCATATTACTATGACATCATcgatgtattattattttactcttaTTTTGTCAAGGTATAAtaatttcaatcaatcaatcaataacatCAATCAATAACATTCACCTGTGCATAAAAGTTAAAGTTAACATGCATTAAAGACATATAATAATTTACAAGCCAGGCCTACAATCATTCCACAGCGGAAGATAGTGTCAAACTCTACTGAGCAGTTTAAACCATGAACGCTTACCTGAGACAGCTAACACCATTAACACTCCCAGAAAGCTCCTCATGTTCACTGATGAAGCTGTAGAAATTAGTCCAATCTGTGTGATGTTGTTTGATTCCTTGGATTAAATGTCAAGATCTGTCAAAAAGTTGTGTAAGTGGTGGAAAATCCCAGCCTTCAGGGAACAGGAACGAACCATTCACACACGTCTTCTGTGAACAGTGTGGGTGAAAGTGAAACCATTGATTGTCTTTATGGCGACGGAGTCTTGAGTTTCCGCAGGAAAACCCATAAAAGGGAACTGCTGAGAGTTTGGATTAAATGCCTTCTTCTGatttacaaatatattaaaCTAAGTTAATTTGAGCATCGCAGGAACCAAAATCATACAACACAGGTAGATTATAACAGGATCATTTCTGCCACTTTGTTAAAGAAATTATGACTTTCTAACTCCAAATAATTACTTAATATCACAAAAGTAATGACTCTCAACCTCATGATAATGAATAAGTAactcaaaataataaattattatctCAAAATAACGACTTACTAACTCAGATTAAAGACGTATTAACtcaaaacaataataactaACTAATAATTTCAATTTGCTATTTTATAATTAATTGGATCTCATAATCAGGATTTACTTACTTTACTAACCTACTATCTTACAATTCTGCGACTTACAAGCTCATAAATATGACTGATTCATGATTTCCTCTTACTATTGTATCATTCTGAGACGCACTATctcatcattatttatttttttatctaataatttcgttttttttttttatctcatcatTTTGATTGAGCTTTTAGGCAGTTATGTTCTTCCATACTGATCTACCTCATCGATCAGATATTTATGTCCCTCGCCCACGCCCCCTGGACGCAGCGTCACGCCATCGCCATCGCCACCGTCAGGAGCTCAGGAGCTCAACCGGGAGGAAGCAGCGGGATCGGGATCGGAACACTAGGGCTTCCGCCGCgtcgacaaacacacacacacacacacgcgaccGTCCGCTTCTACGTGTATATGCATTAATCCACACCTGTCCACTAGCGCAGACATCGTGAACACAGCGGGGGTCAGCAGGAGGAAGCCATGGGAGAGCACACGGCGTTCTTGCTGTTACTGGTGGCGACCTTGACGCTTTCAGCCGAGGTGAGTACAGACGGAGGAACGTGGGGGGGGAGAAGAGTCGCTGAGCTGTCCCCTCACCAGCTCCGCTCATCTGAGGCCGGGGCCTGCGTGAAGCCGCAGCGGCCTCCAGCTGGACGGACGGGCAGTGGCAATGGCGTACTAAAAATAACGGTTAAAATGTGAACGTGACTGGAGTTATTGTTCTAAAGTTCAAATGTGCTAACACGTCAGGGATGTTGTGTAAACTGTCCCCCCGCTGACGTGACCCCCAGGCACCTCCGACACCCTCACGGAGCGGGACCCTGTAAATGGTGGTCCGCCGACGGGTTTAAACGCCTTGAGTCACCGGGTTTCACCGGGTTCACGTATTTACTGCGCAGAATTAGCAAAGCGATGCTACCAGGCCCTGTCGTTTAGATGTCACAGCCTGGCTCATgtcagacatgtttttgtttatctcatgatgatatcttttttttttttttaaatctcactttTGTTATGATACCGAGCCACTGTTATCTTCTGCAGCTGGCCAAAGAGCTGGGTTACATCCCATAGCCAGGGCTGTGAATAGGATCTAggaagctaacattagctagcTTTGTCCAGAAAATGGCACGGATTGGCATGGCAACCgctatctgctaacatgtcAGTCGTGTAGAAAGATGTTGTCGGGTTTAGACAAACGAGAAAATACAGCAGCTACAACCACGTCGAATACAACTTTAGAGCCCTGAACACCCTCCCGACAGCGACGTTGTTTTTCAGTTGTGCTGATGTGGATTGTGTTGTGGGTTCTGCTGTGGGCCGAGCAGATGTGGTGAGACATCTGAGGAGAATGGAAAAATAAAGGatgcagccttttttttttagtttgacaCAAGCAAGATGGCGCCCGCAGCTTACTGCTGCTGGACCGTGGACAAACATGCAGCTAAGGATCAGCTGGGAAAGGGATGACCGAGGCAGACATTGCGAATTATTagacacacagtgtgttttatttccacatgCATGCTGCGTTTGTGGATGCAAGTTATTTAGGGAGAGTTTCTCTGAAGAgcagacacagcagctgcagagtccTCAGCCAAACCCCTGGTTGCTGCAGTGAAAAATGTTCACAGAACCAATTATGCAGGACACATCAGACTTTCCTTAAAAACTGTTAAAGCTGTTTAGCTCAATATCCTCTTATGGACTTAAACGTAGATTTATCGGGGTTTAAAGCTAATGGAAAATGTATATAGGTGTGGCACAAATGTGGTGTTATTTGCCATTTTGTTCTTGCACAGTAGGCATTGGAATAACCAGATTGTTTTGTTACACACTGGTGACTTACTTACTTGGTGTTCAAATACGAGACAAAACTAGTTTTTAATACTTATAAAGTCCTACTTATCCCAAACAGCTCGGAGAAATTACAACGCATTCCAAACAAAAGATTGGGTTCTGGGAGGTTAACCCGACCATTCTGAGTTGCGACCACAGAGTCTTTAAacctcattttgttttatttcctgtagcCTGCAACATGTTGACATAACACTCCTTGTCCTCAACCAAGCATTGGTTCAAGCTCTCACTGCTTACGGctgcagtttttccatttttatttaaacagcatgAGCGAAGTGGACATGCCAAGATGTTCAAATAGAAAATGGAATcgtacatttatataaataaatggaaaatattatGCACTACAGGTCAGAAAACCGTTTTAGCAGAGATGAATAATTATAATCTATTACACTCACAGGAAGCTAATATTATGCAGAACTTCACTGGCAGACATTGCCTCAAATTGGAATTAGTAATTTAAAGACTGACAGAAGATGGTTTGTAGGCTTTTGTCAGCTtgaaaaaaaggatttgaaaGGCAAAACAGAGTGTAACTTCTATTTCTCCCAAACCTGAATGAAGGAGAAGAGTGAGTGCAGAGAGCGATATTCAATATCCTATTGAACAGGTGGAACAGATCAAAGAAGTTGCCAACAGCTGGGTTTGATAGTTGTGGTTGAATAAGTTTTAAGAATAGGCTGTATTGTCTTAACTACACTCTCATTGCACTTTCATATAGGAAATGGATAAAGCCTCTTAAGACAAGCTAACAGAGGGGACATGTGCTGCACAGCAGCTTTAATACTTAGCTCTCTGGCTTATGGGCTCAATGGGATAAAACTTAGTACCTAGCCTTGCTTAGTCTTGAACCAGTAATGatcttatttgtttattcatataATAACTTAGATGTACAGTGGTataatgaaatgattaaaagagGCCTTTATCCTTCTGATAAGGATTGTTCTTGTTCTATGTAGAGAGACAGATGTATGTCCAGGATTGTATGTGAAAGGACGTAGAATAAACTGAGGGGATCTAAATATACATAAGCTGCTTCAGGAGATTTTTGTGGTTAAGTGATACTTAAGCCAGTTTGGTGCAAACGGTCTTGattgttgtcttttctttccctttgtaTGACCAGGTGCCCGCGGATGACTCCCTGGGTTTGCTAACTGAGCCCCAGGTGGCCATGTTCTGTGGAAAGCTCAACATGCACATCGATGTACAGACGGGCAAATGGGAGTCTGACCCTTCCGGCACCAAGAGCTGCATTGGCACCAAGGAGGGAATCCTGCAGTACTGCCAAGAGGTATTTAagcagagacagatagagatagGGACACATGCACAGAATCAGCAACCTAGCAAGCAGACAAAAGAGAAAGGCAGGTAATGTAATGACAAAGAACATAACAATCTCTCACTGGACCCCAGGTGTACCCAGAGTTGCAGATCACTAATGTTGTGGAGGCCAATCAGCCCGTCAGCATCCAGAACTGGAGCAAGAAAGGCCGCAAGCAGTAccgcagtcacacacacattgtggtGCCATACCGCTGCCTGGGTAAGCAGCTTTACTTATAAAGGTGTATGTTACTtggcgtgtttgtgtgcaggattgcatgtgtgaatgaggGCACTAACTACGTGTGACGGACAAATCCATGTTCACGTTGCAGTTGGGGAGTTTGTGAGCGATGCCCTGCTCGTCCCAGACAAGTGTAAGTTCCTGCACCAGGAGCGAATGGACCAGTGTGAGAGCCACCTGCACTGGCACACAGTAGCCAAAGAGGTGAGAAGAAACAAGATAGCATTTCATCATAACACATGAACTTCGTGTCGTTTTTTTATGCTCCCAGTATCATTATATGTACCGGTGGCTTTTTCATTCCACTTGTCCCTTTTCTTCTAGTCCTCTGTAGGCTCACACTGTGACTCAGCACTCCTTAATTTCATCCTCCCACCCCTCGTATCGGCTGTAAAACTACATTGCcactttgttttgattgtgtttctttcattctttatttattattctttattattatttctgatgGTACTTCAATGTGCAGTCACCCCCAGAAACAATTACAGTATGAGGACTGAAGTAACTGAATGTTTTCCGATTTCACTTTGgatgttgttcatatgtgagAAATTGAGGCTGAGAAAAcctgttttaatgttattaaaatTAGTCCTGTGGAGACCGCACAATGAATCTCCATGACTACGGGATGCTGTTGCCATGTGGCATTGACCGTTTCCGAGGGGTGGAGTTTGTCTGCTGTCCGGCGGAGGCAGAACGAGAGACGGAAAGCACTGAGGTAGACGGGGAGGTGTCTGACATCTGGTGGGGTGGAGCCGAGGCCGAATACTCTGATAACAGGTATCATCATCACCAGcaacacatgtgcacacacatatacacacacttgtTGATACAAATGCTGAACCAGCCACTCTCTTCCCAGCATGGCACgtccagcagacacagagccCGCCACTACAGAAGATGACGAAGACGAGGATGAACAGGCGGAAACCTATGAAAGGGACGAAAACGGAGACGATGAcgaagatgatgaggaggacgaggatgacGAAGACGATGCGACCGATGAACGGGATAGCGATGAGCGCAATGCTAACATTGACATGACCACCACTACCACGACAACCACTGAATCAGTTGAAGAAGTTGTTCGAGGTAAAAACTCAAGCGATCACAAACCCATTGTTTACATGAGTTCagtctgtggatgttttttacGGAAAATGTTTGTTGGCCACGTAAAATGccacatttttatgttttccatGAAATTCAGAAGCCCAcaatttttcattaatttttaATTTGCGTTTGCCTGTGTGCACATACCTCAGCTGTCTGTTGGGCTCGTGCTGAGTCAGGCCCTTGTCAGGCCATGCTGGAGCGCTGGTACTTCGTGCCTGCGAAGGGCCGCTGTGCTCCCTTCTTGTTTGGGGGCTGTGGGGGCAACAGGAATAACTTTGAGTCGGAGGAGTACTGCCTTGctgtctgcagcagctcgtGTAAGTCCAAGGACCAGAGTTATCTAAACCCTGAAGTGTCTGCACCACAAGCCTGATTCCTGTCCTCAGGCTACTGCAGATCGTCTCTGTGTCTCATTcgctgtctctgtttctctctatcACGTGTGTCTGATGGCTCTTAACCACACAGAGCACTAACAAGTGGATCCGGTTGCTCATCCTCTAGTTCTGCGTTGAGCATTGCAGGATAATTTCCTATTTTCAAAAAATCTCAAGAAATGATTCTTTGttctaagctaagctaactggttGCTAGcggtagcttcatatttagcagAAGAGGGGATTgattttctcctccagctttAGACAAgattatgaataaattaactcCCACAATGTTGAGCCagtctttacattttttaaagggGCTATATTATTATCTTATTAAAGCAGCTGGAAATGTTAAGGTTTTAGCAAACATTGCCAAAAGAGTTGTAAATAGAGAATCTGTTGGGGACTACTTTCAGCCGTTGATTAATACACAGTTTAGTTCTCTAGTATTTGTGGCAGCCAGATTGGTGTATGTGGGATTGACTTAAATATAAACTACAGTGTCCATGTGGATCATAATTTAGAAACAGTTCAGTTGACTAATGTGAATACTTAATCAGACAATGCTTGTTATTTGGATCAATACTATTTCACATAACTAGGGTCTTAAGTTTGTTTGAACtctgcagtgaaatgaaaggAGTGAAAAAGGCAATTGGATCGAGTGAGTGTTCCTGTTGGAAAGCAGCCATGATGCTCAGCCTGTTACTCACCCATGAAGCCGGTCATCCACTTCCATATAATTtaatgattcttttcatcattttctaaCCAGTCACACTAACGGATACTTCTTACAGCATGTGGACATGGTGCATAAATACTGAACCTTATATGTCATCGTATGTGTACATGCATCTATGTACACGTATGCTTGCATGCATTCCAGTTGCAAGGTcttttgtttgctgctgctgttgtacaGGAGTCTAACCTAACTTGTCGGTCTGTAACAGTGTCATCAACACGACTAGCtaagtgtgtctgtgcttgtgaaTAGGACAAAGTGTTGTTAAAGATTAATGGGCTGAGTTGCTGTTTCCACCCAGAGAAGCACCACACTCCTCAGTGGTGCAGCGACTGCCCTGATCCTGactcaacacttttcatctTATCTCCAGGCTCCCACGTCAAACAAAGGCACAGGCGGACATATAAACACACTTACACTGGAAAACCTATCACCTTCACTCCCCTTACAATCTGCATCTCTCTTAAACTagcatgtttctgtgtgtatctAACATATTATATGTTATTAACATGCATTTAAACTTATTGCAGATTTCACTGTCTTTTAAATTCTGTCATAAGCCTTTATAGAAATCTGTGCTTTAGACTCACTGAGGTCAGTGTTGTTCTGCATTTACTGTTCTTGCATCCTCTTTACTCATGTTCTTCCTCTTTACTCGTGTTCCAGTCACTCTGCCTTACATCAGACTGTTTTCGCCACTGCCCTGCACCTGACACTTCCTTGTTTGTTCTCCCTCAGTGCCCACCATGGCCCCCAGTCCTCCAGACGCTGTGGATCAGTACCTTGAAACCCCTGGCGACGACAGTGAACACTTTGACTTCCAGAAAGCCAAGGAAAGCCTGGAGGCCAAACACCGTGAAAAGATgtcccaggtgtgtgtgtgtgtgtgtgtgtgtgtgtgtgtgtgtgtgtgtgtgtgtgtgtgtgtgtgtgtgtgtgtgtgtgtgtgtgtgtgtgtgtgtgtgtgtgtgtgtgtgtgtgtgtgtgtgtgtgtgtgtgtgtgtgtgtgtgtgtgtgttgacatttaCATCCTAAACATGACTTTTTCCACTGTCATGTGACAAGGCCATAAAATGGTGTTTTTTGTGCCTGATGTGATTCGTTGTCCAGGTGATGAGGGAgtgggaggaggcagagagacaggccAAGAACCTTCCTCGTGCCGACAAGAAAGCTGTTATCCaggtaggacacacacacacacacacacacacacacacacacacacaccacaacctctgctgttattgtgtttgttttatatcatcatTTGTAAATGTCAATTCTactttgaatgaaaacatttgagcCGCATCCTCTTGGAGTTAAATGAAAGTCAATGCAAGACATTACCCTCAAGCTATTCCTTTATTAATTACTACTGATGACAACATAATGATCAAGTGTCGTATTCAGCACATTAAGATATATTATGCCCTGATGTTCTTATGAGgcattgaaatgtttttatatttcatgttttgacATGTATTGGACACATGAACGCAAGATTAGAACTTGGAATATGTATAATTTTCAAAGATTTGTGTTCTGATTTTTGAAAAAACTTAGGGAAGGCGGTGAAATTTTGATGTTTGACCTTAGCCATGAGGATCAATGCCATTCTTTTAACATCCAGCAggtggttagcttagcttgtCATAAAGGCTAGAAGCAGTCAAAATATAAATTCACCTACCAGCACCTTTAAACCTCACCAGTCACTACTTTACATCTTGTTTGTGTTATCTGTTCAAAAACCACAATTGTCGAGATGTGGTTCTACGAAGGGGTCCATGGGAACTCGTGCGCACTTCCCATGGACCCCCAGACCCCAGCCAAGTTAACTGCATATTCAATGGACTGGTAGGTGACTGGTTCATCTTCTTATCTAACACTTGGCAAGACAGCAGATCAGCATATTTTCCAAAGTATCAATCTGTTCATTTAAGTTAACGTCTGCCGGCTTTGAAAATGTGCTTGAGACCTTTCATGAACCTGTTGTAATCTCGTGCAGATGTTATGAATGAAAATCAATGTGAAACATGAGCCTCAAGCTTCAAATCAGTGGTTTTTGCCAATTTATTCCTTTATTATTTACTACTGATGACAACATAATGATCAAGTGTTGTATTCAGCACATTAAGATATATTATGCCCTGAGGTTCTAATATgagtcatttacatttttttatatttcatgttttgacATGTATTGGATTAGAACTTGGAATATGTATCATTTTCAGTGTACGGTTATTATCGAGATGAGCAGAGAAACCAGATTAaaatttgaaaaggaaaaaaaaaaacattttcaacccCATCTTTGCTCCGCAGCACTTCCAGGAGAAGGTGGAGGCTTTGGAGCAGGAGGCAGAAGGAGAGAGGCAGCAGCTGGTTGAAACCCACATGGCCCGAGTGGAAGCTCTGCTCAACAGCCGCCGACGCCAGACTCTGGAAAACTACCTGAGTGCCCTGCAGGCCAGCCCTCCACGGGTAAAAGTGCATGTTTACACATAGCCACAAGCACACCTTTGCACTTTCTCAATCAAGACAATATTTATGACATACGGGCATTGGGTGTGTTCATAGGAATTCATTTATACACTAACACCATAAATCACTTCCACCACCAGGCTCGTCAGGTGTTGAGTCTGCTGAAGAAGTACGTCCGTGCTGAACAGAAAGACAGGCAGCACACGCTCAAACACTACGAGCATGTCCGTACAGTCGATCCCAAGAGGGCTGCGCAGATCCGACCTCAGGTACATGCGTCACTGCGGTAAAACTTGAACAGGACagaaagattttaaatgtttgaaaagaaGGCTACAATTAAGTGATATATATTTTAGTACATTTTCACATACAGGGTTATGTCTAATGAATTTGAGGATCTACAATTTTTAACCATTTTTAGTATTTGTACTGGAACTAATTCAGTTTCTTTCGACCTTTTTAGGTTTTGACTCATCTCCGTGTGATAGATGAGAGGATGAATCAGTCATTGGGTCTCCTCTACAAAGTGCCCACTGTGGCTAATGAGATCCAGAACCAAGTTGGTAAGTGTCATCTTCATTCTTTATTCTTAATGGACTCGTGCAGGATTCACTTCTTTGGATCTAAATTCTCTTTAATGTAGCAGTGTCAACATATCTACATGTATGGGAGGAGTACTCTATcaataaaagaaagtaaaggTTATattgttggtaaaaaaaaaaaatcgtcaTTCTTTCATTTAGTGATTTATGGGATGATATCATATATTTTATGCACAATAAGATGACAGACACAGATTTGTGTTCTGATTTTTGAAAAAACTTAGGGAAGACGGTGACATTTTGATGTTTGACCTTCTTAGCCATGAGGATCAATGCCATTCTTTTAACATCCAGCAggtggttagcttagcttgtCATAAAGGCTAGAAGcagtcaaaataaaaattcacCTACCAGCACCTTTAAACCTCACCAGTCACTACTTTACATCTTGTTTGTGTTATCTGTTCAAAAACCACAATTGTCGAGATGTGGTTCTACGAAGGGGTCCATGGGAACTCGTGCGCACTTCCCATGGACCCCAGACCCCAGCCACGTTAACTGCATATTCAATGGACTGGTAGGTGACTGGTTCATCTTCTTATCTAACACTTGGCAAGACAGCAGATCAGCATATTTTCCAAAGTATCAATCTGTTCATTTAAGTTAACGTCTGCCGGCTTTGAAAATGTGCTTTCAGAGACCTTTCATGAACCTGTTGCAATCTCAATCTGCTCATTACCAAGGAAGGGGTCCAATTAAACCACCTTAAATGTGCTTTGGGAGAATCGATACTGCACTAATGAAGTAATCCTGCAGCCTCCTGTAGTGCTGAGAGAGGATGAAAACCAGTTTTACAGCGTGCCCTGGGTCCAGTGATGAATGGCGTGCTGATAGCGCAGCATCTTTACAGGCTGTCTTTAATAATCAGGATGCTGTTTGGACTTCACTTGgcatgcattttttaaatccctctCACTCccacttttttctctccccgAGCTGTCAtcacagtgtctctctctcgctcactttCCGTTTTTCCTTCTTAGCGGTGATAATGCAGAGAGTTCAGTCGGAGCTGTCTCAGCAAGTCTCTTCTCTGCAGAGCGACGGGCGGGTGAGTCGAGCTGCACCCACTCTCATATGCGTAGAGCCCGTTCTGTATAAACCCTCCCTCTcatgtatatataaatagattCACCTCTACCCTCTACGAATGATAAAAGACAAAGTCAACACAGTCCTGCTCAGATGGGCTagctgcagaaaacaaagaaataccAAGGGGGCAGAGACAAAGGGTGTTTTCCCAGTTTCAGTGACTAAGCTGATCACAAATAGTTGTGAGTGTTATCTGGCACAGCGATTGAATAGTCAAATAGAGAAATCAAAATAGAAATCAAACCGTTAATTTGACAGGATACTGTATCTAAAGGGCAAACCAGATTAAAGCTGCAAGTGTTTTAGCCACTATACATCAGCAAGCATGAGAGATGTCCGTTTTGAGCAGATAATCATCAGGATTGgattacattttcaaagaaaCCCTCCCTGATATCAAtgctctgttgtgtttgcaggtggACGGCAGGGTGAGCTACGGTAACGACGCTCTGATGCCTGATCAGGCCTACAGCTCTGCTCCCATGGACCCTGGCCTGGACGGACTCGGCTTCATCCACCCTGAGAGTTTCAATCAGCCCAACACAGAGAACcacggtaacacacacacacacacacacacacacacacacacacacacacacacacacacacacacacacacacacacacacacacaccattgaaATGGAAATACACAGAGACTCGTTGATGAGTTACAAAATTAGATATTCTCCAAATAAATTAACCTGagtttaaacacaacaaaaaataattttgtgTGTAGTGTAGTAAATGAGATACCATTTGACAAACTGAGTCATTGATGAGatgatttcacattttattctcttttttttttttttacttttgattcAGTTGAGCCTGTTGATGCTCGTCCAATTCCAGACAGAGGACTACCAACACGACCTGGTGAGTCATACTCGTACTCTTTGTCACCACCTCTCTTGGTACATAGCTTCACGTCTTTGCATGTTACAGCCACGGACATATGGAATCTGATGATTTGAGGCTGAGGCTCATTGAGGAGCAGTAATTCAGAAATAGAACTGGGACCTAACCCAtaaagtgattttaaatcttaaaatcaattctaaaactgACTGGTGCCCAGTAAAGGTGGCCATCTCATTTACAGTAGTTAAGACATGATGGTATAAATGCATGTGGTAGTCTTTGCAAGAGAGGAAGGACCTGACTTTTTTAAATGGAGGCCAAAGCTGTTCTGTAGGGAGGAGATGGACTTTGGAGGGCAAGAAACTAATATCTGTCCCAAAACTTCCTCCAgctaaatcaaaataaatcGTATAGAAGACTTTATTCCACATGATGTGAATATGATGTACATCCATGTAAAATGTGAACAACTAAAACCCATATTGACCAATTGAAAATGACATCAGTTTATTAATAGGTAACTTTAATATCAAGATATGTCTGTAATAATTCCTGCATTCTTGAGTTTGCCCTTATCTTAATTTCCTATTTGCccttgtgtgtgttcactttgtttattggacacaacacaaaaacaaatataatcttGTATTTAGGACAAAGAAATGTTAATGCACACCTACTTGactttgtgcatgtttgttctTTTAACTCACTTTGTCTGTGCTTGCTCTGGTCCTGTCAGTGTCTGCCCTGAAACCAGAGGAGATGCCAAAAGTGCGGATGGAGACTGAAGAGAGGCAAAATGCTGGTTATGAAGTGTACCATCAGAAACTGGTGATGAAAACCATTTGATTTCGACATTACAGACTCATTGTTCTGGTCCTGCAGTGGCCTGTGCTTCGTGCGCaataactctttttttttttctttttctaatggTAGGTGTTTTTCGCTGAAGATGTGGGGTCCAATAAAGGTGCCATTATTGGACTTATGGTTGG encodes the following:
- the appb gene encoding amyloid beta (A4) precursor protein b isoform X5, whose protein sequence is MGEHTAFLLLLVATLTLSAEVPADDSLGLLTEPQVAMFCGKLNMHIDVQTGKWESDPSGTKSCIGTKEGILQYCQEVYPELQITNVVEANQPVSIQNWSKKGRKQYRSHTHIVVPYRCLVGEFVSDALLVPDKCKFLHQERMDQCESHLHWHTVAKESCGDRTMNLHDYGMLLPCGIDRFRGVEFVCCPAEAERETESTEVDGEVSDIWWGGAEAEYSDNSHSLPSMARPADTEPATTEDDEDEDEQAETYERDENGDDDEDDEEDEDDEDDATDERDSDERNANIDMTTTTTTTTESVEEVVRVPTMAPSPPDAVDQYLETPGDDSEHFDFQKAKESLEAKHREKMSQVMREWEEAERQAKNLPRADKKAVIQHFQEKVEALEQEAEGERQQLVETHMARVEALLNSRRRQTLENYLSALQASPPRARQVLSLLKKYVRAEQKDRQHTLKHYEHVRTVDPKRAAQIRPQVLTHLRVIDERMNQSLGLLYKVPTVANEIQNQVAVIMQRVQSELSQQVSSLQSDGRLQVDGRVSYGNDALMPDQAYSSAPMDPGLDGLGFIHPESFNQPNTENHVEPVDARPIPDRGLPTRPVSALKPEEMPKVRMETEERQNAGYEVYHQKLVFFAEDVGSNKGAIIGLMVGGVVIATVIVITLVMLRKKQYTSIHHGVIEVDAAVTPEERHLAKMQQNGYENPTYKFFEQMQN
- the appb gene encoding amyloid beta (A4) precursor protein b isoform X1, whose product is MGEHTAFLLLLVATLTLSAEVPADDSLGLLTEPQVAMFCGKLNMHIDVQTGKWESDPSGTKSCIGTKEGILQYCQEVYPELQITNVVEANQPVSIQNWSKKGRKQYRSHTHIVVPYRCLVGEFVSDALLVPDKCKFLHQERMDQCESHLHWHTVAKESCGDRTMNLHDYGMLLPCGIDRFRGVEFVCCPAEAERETESTEVDGEVSDIWWGGAEAEYSDNSHSLPSMARPADTEPATTEDDEDEDEQAETYERDENGDDDEDDEEDEDDEDDATDERDSDERNANIDMTTTTTTTTESVEEVVRAVCWARAESGPCQAMLERWYFVPAKGRCAPFLFGGCGGNRNNFESEEYCLAVCSSSLPTMAPSPPDAVDQYLETPGDDSEHFDFQKAKESLEAKHREKMSQVMREWEEAERQAKNLPRADKKAVIQHFQEKVEALEQEAEGERQQLVETHMARVEALLNSRRRQTLENYLSALQASPPRARQVLSLLKKYVRAEQKDRQHTLKHYEHVRTVDPKRAAQIRPQVLTHLRVIDERMNQSLGLLYKVPTVANEIQNQVAVIMQRVQSELSQQVSSLQSDGRLQVDGRVSYGNDALMPDQAYSSAPMDPGLDGLGFIHPESFNQPNTENHVEPVDARPIPDRGLPTRPVSALKPEEMPKVRMETEERQNAGYEVYHQKLVFFAEDVGSNKGAIIGLMVGGVVIATVIVITLVMLRKKQYTSIHHGVIEVDAAVTPEERHLAKMQQNGYENPTYKFFEQMQN
- the appb gene encoding amyloid beta (A4) precursor protein b isoform X7, whose translation is MGEHTAFLLLLVATLTLSAEVPADDSLGLLTEPQVAMFCGKLNMHIDVQTGKWESDPSGTKSCIGTKEGILQYCQEVYPELQITNVVEANQPVSIQNWSKKGRKQYRSHTHIVVPYRCLVGEFVSDALLVPDKCKFLHQERMDQCESHLHWHTVAKESCGDRTMNLHDYGMLLPCGIDRFRGVEFVCCPAEAERETESTEVDGEVSDIWWGGAEAEYSDNSMARPADTEPATTEDDEDEDEQAETYERDENGDDDEDDEEDEDDEDDATDERDSDERNANIDMTTTTTTTTESVEEVVRVPTMAPSPPDAVDQYLETPGDDSEHFDFQKAKESLEAKHREKMSQVMREWEEAERQAKNLPRADKKAVIQHFQEKVEALEQEAEGERQQLVETHMARVEALLNSRRRQTLENYLSALQASPPRARQVLSLLKKYVRAEQKDRQHTLKHYEHVRTVDPKRAAQIRPQVLTHLRVIDERMNQSLGLLYKVPTVANEIQNQVAVIMQRVQSELSQQVSSLQSDGRLQVDGRVSYGNDALMPDQAYSSAPMDPGLDGLGFIHPESFNQPNTENHVEPVDARPIPDRGLPTRPVSALKPEEMPKVRMETEERQNAGYEVYHQKLVFFAEDVGSNKGAIIGLMVGGVVIATVIVITLVMLRKKQYTSIHHGVIEVDAAVTPEERHLAKMQQNGYENPTYKFFEQMQN